The following coding sequences are from one Pseudonocardia sp. HH130630-07 window:
- a CDS encoding acetoacetate--CoA ligase, with product MSEIVWTPTPDRIAGSTLRAYLDWLSEREGRSFDDHDALWAWSVADLDRFWCSVVDYYEVAFAEPAEQVRTPDPMPYTRWFPGARLNWTEHALRRGADDDVALVCVREGGDPAREITRGELRRSVAAAAGWLRRAGVAPGDRVCAYLPNTEHAVIGLLASAAIGAVWSCCSPDFGAEGTIGRLAQLGPTVLIAADGYHWNGRTVDRADVVDRLRADLPTLRHVVHVPYAFDRAAPEGTTPWDELLARDEEPSFDPVEFSHPLWVLFTSGTTSLPKGLVHGHGGITLEGLKWSGLYCGLRAGERMFTYTSTGWALWNMQLGALTQGAGIVLYEGSPGHPPGAVWEVAARTGADLVLLGAAVVTATANSGVSPRAEHDLGRLRHVMVSGSALPPDGYRWLHDHVDPDLRIDSTSGGTDISGSFVGANEYAPARPGRIGGRLAGVDCAAWDDDGNPVVDDVGDLVVTQPMPSMPVYLWDDPGAERYTGSYFDTWPGVWRHGDWITLHGDGSVSVHGRSDSTLNRHGVRLGTGDFYDVLETMEEVTEALVVGVDLPDDGYWLGLFVVPAPGHALDDDLRQRITATLRTRLTPRHVPDEIVEAPAVPHTLNGKRLEVPVKRLLAGRPLETAANTASVDDPEVLRWYARFAADRLG from the coding sequence ATGTCCGAGATCGTCTGGACCCCGACGCCGGACCGCATCGCCGGCTCCACACTGCGGGCGTACCTGGACTGGCTGTCCGAGCGCGAGGGCCGGTCGTTCGACGACCACGACGCCCTGTGGGCGTGGTCGGTGGCCGATCTCGACCGTTTCTGGTGCTCGGTCGTCGACTACTACGAGGTCGCCTTCGCCGAGCCGGCGGAGCAGGTGCGCACTCCCGACCCGATGCCGTACACCCGGTGGTTCCCCGGTGCCCGGCTGAACTGGACGGAGCACGCGCTGCGCCGCGGTGCCGACGACGACGTCGCGCTGGTGTGCGTCCGCGAGGGTGGCGACCCCGCCCGGGAGATCACCCGGGGCGAGCTGCGCCGGTCGGTCGCGGCGGCCGCCGGCTGGCTGCGCCGCGCCGGGGTCGCCCCGGGGGACCGGGTCTGCGCCTACCTGCCGAACACCGAGCACGCCGTCATCGGGCTGCTCGCGAGCGCCGCGATCGGCGCCGTCTGGTCGTGCTGCTCGCCGGACTTCGGCGCGGAGGGCACCATCGGGCGCCTCGCGCAGCTCGGACCCACCGTGCTGATCGCGGCCGACGGGTACCACTGGAACGGCCGGACCGTCGATCGCGCCGACGTCGTCGACCGGTTGCGGGCGGACCTGCCGACCCTGCGTCACGTCGTGCACGTGCCCTACGCGTTCGACCGCGCGGCGCCCGAGGGCACGACACCGTGGGACGAGCTGCTCGCCCGCGACGAGGAGCCGTCGTTCGACCCGGTCGAGTTCTCGCACCCGCTGTGGGTGCTGTTCACCTCCGGTACCACCAGCCTGCCGAAGGGGCTCGTGCACGGCCACGGCGGGATCACCCTCGAAGGGCTCAAGTGGTCCGGCCTGTACTGCGGGCTGCGCGCCGGCGAGCGGATGTTCACCTACACCTCCACCGGCTGGGCGCTGTGGAACATGCAGCTCGGCGCGCTCACCCAGGGCGCGGGCATCGTGCTCTACGAGGGCAGCCCCGGGCACCCGCCGGGCGCGGTCTGGGAGGTCGCGGCGCGGACCGGGGCCGATCTCGTGCTGCTGGGCGCCGCCGTCGTGACGGCGACGGCGAACAGCGGGGTCTCGCCGCGTGCCGAACACGACCTGGGCCGGTTGCGGCACGTGATGGTCAGCGGTTCGGCGCTGCCGCCCGACGGCTACCGCTGGCTGCACGACCACGTCGACCCCGACCTGCGGATCGACTCGACCAGCGGCGGCACCGACATCTCGGGGTCGTTCGTCGGGGCGAACGAGTACGCCCCGGCCCGGCCCGGCCGGATCGGCGGCCGGCTGGCCGGCGTCGACTGCGCCGCCTGGGACGACGACGGGAACCCGGTCGTCGACGACGTCGGCGATCTCGTCGTCACCCAGCCGATGCCCTCGATGCCGGTGTACCTGTGGGACGACCCCGGCGCCGAGCGCTACACCGGGTCCTACTTCGACACCTGGCCCGGCGTGTGGCGGCACGGTGACTGGATCACCCTGCACGGCGACGGCAGCGTCTCCGTGCACGGCCGCTCGGACTCCACCCTCAACCGGCACGGCGTGCGGCTCGGCACCGGCGACTTCTACGACGTGCTGGAGACGATGGAGGAGGTCACCGAGGCCCTGGTGGTGGGTGTCGACCTGCCCGACGACGGCTACTGGCTCGGCCTGTTCGTCGTCCCGGCGCCCGGGCACGCGCTCGACGACGACCTGCGGCAGCGGATCACCGCGACGCTGCGGACGCGCCTGACGCCGCGGCACGTGCCGGACGAGATCGTCGAGGCACCGGCCGTGCCGCACACGCTGAACGGCAAGCGCCTGGAGGTGCCGGTGAAGAGGCTCCTCGCCGGCCGTCCCCTCGAGACGGCCGCGAACACCGCGTCCGTGGACGATCCCGAGGTCCTGCGCTGGTACGCACGGTTCGCCGCGGACCGGCTGGGTTGA
- a CDS encoding MFS transporter: MSVPGSGTASADIGRRTIRKVAVRIMPLVGLLYVFNYMDRANIGYAQLSMGAELGITAATFGFASAVFFLAYVVFEVPSNMIMKRVGARLWLARIAITWGIVTVATGFVASVTQLVIARVVLGIAEAGLFPGLLLYMTYWFRGRERARAIAALALAQPIALILGSLTGGWILDHVHWAGMSSWQWVFILQGAPAVLLGVLTLFVLPDRPADARFLTREESGWLQSEIDAEYAPEAATSLRHELAVVKDRRVVHLAVANLFIACGLYGLAFFLPLIVRQLDPTYSATNIGLLGAIPYVVGAVGMLLIGRNSDRTGERKWHVITLVLVAALGFLGAIVFKDVPVLSLVSLSLAAVGVLGYLAPYWALAARVLSKEQAAVGLAAINSIAALGGFFGPYAIGLAATDTDVTVGLYFPIGCLVVSAVMLAFLRVPRETVPTTTHS, encoded by the coding sequence ATGTCCGTTCCCGGATCCGGCACGGCGTCCGCCGACATCGGCCGGCGCACGATCCGCAAGGTCGCCGTCCGCATCATGCCGCTGGTCGGCCTGCTCTACGTGTTCAACTACATGGACCGGGCCAACATCGGCTACGCCCAGCTCAGCATGGGTGCCGAGCTCGGCATCACGGCAGCGACCTTCGGGTTCGCCTCGGCGGTGTTCTTCCTCGCGTACGTGGTGTTCGAGGTCCCGTCCAACATGATCATGAAGCGGGTGGGCGCCCGGCTGTGGCTCGCCCGCATCGCGATCACGTGGGGCATCGTCACGGTGGCCACCGGGTTCGTGGCGAGCGTGACCCAGCTCGTGATCGCCAGGGTGGTGCTGGGGATCGCCGAGGCCGGGTTGTTCCCGGGTCTGCTGCTCTACATGACCTACTGGTTCCGGGGGCGGGAGCGGGCACGGGCGATCGCCGCACTCGCCCTGGCCCAGCCGATCGCGCTGATCCTCGGGAGCCTCACCGGCGGCTGGATCCTCGACCACGTGCACTGGGCCGGGATGAGCAGCTGGCAGTGGGTCTTCATCCTGCAGGGTGCGCCGGCCGTGCTGCTGGGCGTGCTCACCCTGTTCGTGCTGCCCGACCGCCCGGCCGACGCCCGCTTCCTCACCCGCGAGGAGAGCGGCTGGCTGCAGTCCGAGATCGACGCCGAGTACGCACCGGAGGCGGCGACCTCGCTGCGCCACGAGCTGGCCGTGGTGAAGGACCGCAGGGTCGTCCATCTCGCGGTGGCGAACCTGTTCATCGCGTGCGGGCTCTACGGACTGGCCTTCTTCCTCCCGCTGATCGTGCGCCAGCTCGATCCCACCTACTCGGCGACGAACATCGGGCTGCTGGGGGCGATCCCGTACGTGGTCGGTGCCGTCGGCATGCTGCTGATCGGCCGCAACTCCGACCGCACCGGCGAGCGCAAGTGGCACGTCATCACGCTGGTGCTGGTCGCGGCGCTCGGGTTCCTCGGCGCGATCGTGTTCAAGGACGTCCCGGTGCTGTCCCTGGTGAGCCTGTCGCTGGCGGCCGTCGGCGTGCTCGGGTACCTGGCGCCGTACTGGGCCCTGGCGGCGCGGGTGCTGTCGAAGGAGCAGGCGGCCGTGGGACTCGCCGCGATCAACTCGATCGCCGCGCTCGGCGGCTTCTTCGGGCCGTACGCGATCGGGCTCGCGGCCACCGACACCGACGTGACGGTGGGGCTGTACTTCCCGATCGGCTGCCTGGTCGTCTCCGCGGTGATGCTGGCGTTCCTGCGTGTGCCGCGCGAGACGGTCCCGACCACCACCCACTCCTGA
- a CDS encoding acyl-CoA synthetase, with translation MSLTFYLDKGASLDPEAPCLTLDGESLTYGEVVDLSHAVARALRRSGVRPGDKVGILSANDPTAFSCVFGIARAGAVWCPVNPRNAAAETAELLDLFDCAALIVQPSFDDLVAAIAPDLPRLRTVVRLGGDEFRGWLDAARDDPSAEAAPPDDVVALVGTGGTTGRPKGVMLTDRNLETMSAITLMSYPFDGRPVYLALAPLTHAAGVLCFPVMARGGEVVVMAKPDVGRFLELAQRHRVTHTFLPPTLIYMVLGHEALDTTDLSALQCFWYGAAPMSAVRLAEALDRIGPMAQLFGQSEAPMMVSTMSPAEHRRADGTIATERLTSAGRPSPLVTVAILDSDGRPVPPGGRGEICVRGSLVMAGYHRDPAATAEVSAHGWHHTGDIGYLDVDGYLFIVDRAKDMVITGGFNVYSAEVEQALMAHGAVRDCAVVGLADEKWGERVTAVVQPHPGAEIDVDELTAFVKERIGSVKAPKQIELWTDLPRSTVGKVLKNEIRITLSETR, from the coding sequence ATGTCGCTGACCTTCTACCTGGACAAGGGTGCCTCGCTGGACCCGGAGGCACCCTGTTTGACGCTCGACGGGGAGTCGCTGACCTACGGCGAGGTCGTCGATCTGTCGCACGCGGTCGCGCGGGCGTTGCGCCGCTCGGGCGTGCGGCCGGGCGACAAGGTCGGCATCCTCTCGGCGAACGACCCGACCGCGTTCTCCTGCGTGTTCGGGATCGCCCGCGCCGGGGCCGTCTGGTGTCCCGTCAACCCGCGCAACGCCGCGGCCGAGACGGCGGAGCTGCTCGACCTGTTCGACTGCGCCGCGCTGATCGTCCAGCCGTCCTTCGACGACCTGGTCGCCGCGATCGCCCCGGACCTCCCGCGGCTCAGGACGGTCGTCCGGCTGGGCGGGGACGAGTTCCGCGGCTGGCTCGACGCCGCCCGCGACGATCCGTCCGCCGAGGCGGCACCGCCGGACGACGTGGTGGCCCTCGTCGGTACCGGTGGCACCACGGGCCGGCCGAAGGGCGTGATGCTGACCGACCGCAACCTCGAGACGATGTCGGCGATCACGCTCATGAGCTATCCGTTCGACGGGCGTCCGGTGTACCTGGCACTGGCTCCGCTGACCCACGCCGCGGGCGTCCTCTGCTTCCCGGTCATGGCCCGCGGCGGCGAGGTCGTGGTCATGGCGAAGCCCGACGTCGGCCGGTTCCTGGAGCTGGCGCAGCGGCACCGGGTCACGCACACGTTCCTGCCGCCCACGCTGATCTACATGGTCCTGGGCCACGAGGCGCTGGACACCACGGACCTGTCCGCGCTGCAGTGCTTCTGGTACGGCGCGGCGCCGATGTCGGCCGTGCGGCTGGCCGAGGCCCTCGACCGGATCGGGCCGATGGCCCAGCTGTTCGGCCAGTCCGAGGCGCCGATGATGGTCTCGACGATGTCGCCCGCCGAGCACCGCAGGGCCGACGGGACCATCGCCACCGAGCGGCTGACCTCGGCCGGGCGTCCCTCACCCCTGGTCACGGTGGCGATCCTGGACTCCGACGGCAGGCCGGTCCCGCCGGGCGGGCGCGGTGAGATCTGCGTGCGCGGCTCGCTGGTGATGGCCGGCTACCACCGCGATCCCGCGGCCACGGCGGAGGTGTCGGCGCACGGCTGGCACCACACCGGCGACATCGGCTACCTCGACGTCGACGGTTACCTGTTCATCGTCGACCGGGCCAAGGACATGGTGATCACCGGTGGGTTCAACGTCTACTCCGCCGAGGTCGAGCAGGCGCTCATGGCGCACGGGGCGGTCCGCGACTGTGCGGTGGTCGGCCTGGCCGACGAGAAGTGGGGCGAGCGGGTCACCGCGGTCGTCCAGCCGCACCCCGGGGCCGAGATCGACGTCGACGAGCTGACCGCGTTCGTCAAGGAGCGCATCGGCTCGGTGAAGGCCCCGAAACAGATCGAACTCTGGACCGATCTTCCGCGCTCGACCGTGGGTAAGGTCCTGAAGAACGAGATCCGCATCACACTGTCCGAGACCCGCTGA
- a CDS encoding IS3 family transposase has protein sequence MSVARFIADQRTFHRVPHTLACALLGVSISWLYKWLDRAARSDGGATATEKRRCALDAAVAVAFDDAQRLHGSPRLHADLCEAGWRVSEKTVADSMRRQGLVARRIKRHNGLTRQDRTAPKFPDLLRRGFTAAEPNRRWVGDMTEIPTAAGKLYLATVIDLYSRRLLGAATGLHPNAELACAAIRMAVAARGGADRIAGVIFHTDRGSTYTAGAFTALCRRLDIRQSMGRVGSCFDNAAAEAFFSSLEWEVLSRNDFDTISRARAAVIDWCYGFYNHRRRHSAAAGLSPINYENAALTRDAA, from the coding sequence GTGAGCGTGGCCCGTTTCATCGCCGACCAGAGGACCTTCCACCGGGTGCCGCACACGCTGGCCTGCGCCCTGTTGGGGGTGTCGATCTCCTGGTTGTACAAGTGGCTCGACCGCGCCGCGCGTTCCGACGGTGGTGCCACCGCGACCGAGAAGCGCCGCTGCGCGTTGGACGCCGCCGTGGCCGTGGCGTTCGACGACGCCCAGCGGCTACACGGCTCACCCCGTCTGCACGCCGACCTGTGTGAGGCCGGATGGCGGGTGTCGGAGAAGACCGTGGCGGACTCGATGCGCCGCCAGGGCCTGGTCGCCCGCCGGATCAAGCGGCACAACGGGCTGACCCGCCAGGACCGCACGGCGCCGAAGTTCCCGGACCTGCTTCGTCGGGGTTTCACTGCGGCCGAGCCGAACCGCAGATGGGTCGGGGACATGACCGAGATCCCCACCGCGGCCGGGAAGTTGTATCTGGCCACGGTGATCGACCTGTACTCGCGGCGGCTGCTCGGCGCGGCCACGGGGCTGCACCCGAACGCCGAGCTGGCGTGTGCGGCGATCCGGATGGCGGTGGCGGCCCGCGGCGGGGCGGACCGAATCGCCGGGGTGATCTTCCACACCGACCGCGGGTCGACCTACACCGCGGGCGCGTTCACCGCTCTGTGTCGGCGGCTCGACATCCGTCAGTCGATGGGCCGGGTCGGGTCGTGTTTCGACAATGCCGCGGCGGAGGCGTTCTTCTCCAGCCTGGAGTGGGAAGTGCTGTCCCGCAACGACTTCGACACCATCAGTAGGGCGCGGGCGGCGGTCATCGACTGGTGTTACGGCTTCTACAACCACCGGCGGCGACACAGTGCCGCCGCCGGGCTCTCACCGATCAACTACGAGAACGCCGCCCTCACCCGAGACGCGGCATAA
- a CDS encoding IS256 family transposase, protein MVADARARGLELTGPDGLLKLFTKNVLETALGEEMTEHLGHAKNRADPDRESTNNRNGHRSKTVISDAVGEVEIEVPRDRDSTFEPQIVRKRQRRLGDVDEIVLSLYAKGLTTGEISAHFSEIYGASVSKETVSRITDSVIAEMQEWVSRPLDAVYVAVFVDAIMVKVRDGQVANRPVYAAIGVTVDGRKDVLGLWAGSGGEGAKFWLGVLTDLRNRGMRDVFFLVCDGLKGLPEVVENVWPQTIVQTCIVHLIRISFRLTSRRDTDAIKRGIRAIYTAPTADAALAALDDLDEKWGRTYPAMIRLWRNAWTEFVPFLDYDAEIRAVLCSTNAIESLNARYRRAVRARGHFPSEAAALKCLYLVTRSLDPTGRGRARWTIRWKPVINAFAITFGDRWPSAEHY, encoded by the coding sequence ATGGTGGCCGACGCGCGAGCACGCGGCCTGGAGCTGACCGGCCCGGATGGGCTGTTGAAGCTGTTCACCAAGAACGTTCTGGAGACTGCGCTCGGGGAGGAGATGACCGAGCACCTCGGGCATGCAAAGAACCGGGCCGACCCGGACCGGGAATCGACGAACAACCGGAACGGTCACCGGTCGAAGACGGTGATCTCCGATGCTGTCGGGGAGGTCGAGATCGAGGTACCGAGAGACCGCGACTCGACGTTCGAACCCCAGATCGTTCGGAAACGACAGCGGCGGTTGGGGGATGTCGATGAGATCGTGTTGTCGCTGTACGCGAAGGGTTTGACGACCGGGGAGATCTCGGCGCATTTCTCGGAGATCTACGGGGCGTCGGTGTCGAAGGAGACCGTCTCACGGATCACCGACTCGGTGATCGCCGAGATGCAGGAATGGGTGTCGCGGCCACTCGATGCGGTGTACGTCGCGGTCTTCGTGGACGCGATCATGGTGAAGGTCCGCGACGGGCAGGTCGCCAACCGGCCCGTCTACGCGGCGATCGGGGTCACCGTCGACGGCCGCAAGGACGTGCTGGGCCTGTGGGCCGGCTCCGGTGGTGAGGGCGCGAAGTTCTGGCTGGGGGTGCTGACCGACCTGCGTAACCGCGGCATGCGGGACGTGTTCTTCCTGGTCTGCGACGGGTTGAAAGGCCTGCCCGAGGTGGTGGAGAACGTGTGGCCACAGACCATCGTGCAGACATGCATCGTGCACTTGATCAGGATCTCGTTCCGGTTGACGTCGCGGCGTGACACCGATGCGATCAAGCGAGGGATTCGGGCGATCTACACGGCCCCCACCGCCGACGCCGCTCTCGCTGCTCTCGATGACCTCGACGAAAAATGGGGTCGCACTTATCCGGCGATGATCCGGTTGTGGCGCAACGCCTGGACCGAGTTCGTTCCGTTCCTCGACTACGATGCCGAGATCCGTGCCGTGTTGTGTTCGACGAACGCGATCGAATCACTCAACGCCCGCTACCGCCGAGCGGTACGGGCGCGAGGGCATTTCCCCAGCGAGGCGGCCGCGTTGAAATGCCTGTACCTTGTGACCCGCAGCCTCGACCCGACCGGGCGAGGCCGCGCACGGTGGACGATCCGATGGAAGCCGGTGATCAACGCCTTCGCGATCACGTTCGGTGACCGCTGGCCGTCCGCCGAGCACTACTGA
- a CDS encoding transposase produces MPEVRKRYDREFRDGAVRVVEETGKPIAQVARDLGVNEGTLGNWVARAREAREDTEGLSRGGVEELKRLRAENAELRMERDVLKRSVVLWVKEATK; encoded by the coding sequence ATGCCAGAGGTACGGAAGCGCTACGACCGGGAGTTCCGTGACGGAGCGGTCCGGGTCGTGGAGGAGACGGGCAAGCCGATCGCCCAGGTCGCCCGTGACCTGGGGGTCAACGAGGGCACGCTGGGCAACTGGGTGGCCCGTGCACGAGAGGCCCGCGAGGACACCGAGGGCCTGTCTCGCGGCGGCGTCGAGGAGCTCAAGCGGCTGCGCGCGGAGAACGCCGAGCTGCGGATGGAGCGTGATGTCCTCAAGCGATCCGTGGTCCTGTGGGTCAAGGAGGCGACGAAGTGA
- a CDS encoding IS3 family transposase (programmed frameshift) has protein sequence MPKKIDPAVRSQAVRLVTEHRSAYSTERAVHVQVAESLGVSRESVRRWVSQHDVDTGVVAGVTSDDREELRRLRAENKRLREVNEVLKSATNFLRGGARPPKPLIVAFVDQMRAAGHAVESILAALNTLGLTIAARTLRAWCARTGTRNGAAGRVAARTVTDALVEDAVRAAAFTTNRAGEPVLAPEGLYGRRKMLALIRRTVLPEAGFGAVDRAMRSVGLAGVVRGKRPRTTIPDSTAQRAADLLDRNFTASAPGSKWVTDFTYVRTYQSFTYVAFIVDCFSQKIVGWHAALTRDVELVDVPLRMALWRRAHEGKAVARDQLICHSDAGSQYTSLRFTEHLHLEGIQPSVGSVGDAYDNALMETINGLYKAECIRTRVFHDGPYRTIADVEYATASWVEWYNNRRLHSSLGMISPTEFEAAHYADTEPSAR, from the exons GTGCCCAAGAAGATCGACCCAGCGGTTCGGAGCCAGGCTGTGCGTCTGGTGACCGAGCATCGTTCGGCGTACTCGACCGAGCGTGCCGTGCATGTCCAGGTCGCTGAGTCACTCGGGGTGTCGCGTGAGTCCGTGCGTCGCTGGGTGTCCCAGCACGACGTCGACACCGGCGTCGTAGCGGGCGTGACCAGCGATGACCGCGAGGAGCTGCGGCGGTTGCGGGCGGAGAACAAGCGCCTGCGCGAGGTCAACGAGGTCCTCAAGTCGGCGACGA ATTTTCTTCGTGGGGGAGCTCGACCCCCGAAACCGCTGATCGTCGCGTTCGTCGATCAGATGCGGGCTGCTGGTCATGCCGTCGAGTCGATCCTTGCTGCCCTCAACACCCTGGGGCTCACGATCGCGGCACGAACCTTGCGGGCCTGGTGCGCTCGGACCGGCACCAGGAACGGCGCCGCCGGCCGGGTCGCGGCCCGGACCGTCACCGACGCCCTGGTCGAAGACGCCGTCCGTGCGGCGGCGTTCACCACCAACCGCGCCGGCGAACCGGTGCTGGCCCCAGAGGGACTTTATGGGCGTCGCAAGATGCTGGCCCTGATCCGTCGAACGGTGCTGCCCGAGGCTGGGTTCGGAGCGGTCGACCGGGCGATGCGCTCGGTGGGGCTGGCCGGAGTGGTCCGCGGGAAACGGCCGCGCACGACCATCCCGGACTCGACCGCCCAGCGGGCCGCTGATCTGCTCGACCGCAACTTCACCGCCTCAGCACCCGGCAGCAAGTGGGTCACCGACTTCACCTACGTGCGCACGTATCAGTCGTTCACCTACGTGGCGTTCATCGTGGACTGCTTCTCGCAGAAGATCGTGGGCTGGCACGCCGCGCTCACTCGTGACGTCGAGCTGGTGGACGTGCCGTTACGGATGGCGCTGTGGCGACGTGCCCACGAGGGCAAAGCCGTGGCCCGGGACCAGCTGATCTGCCATTCCGATGCCGGGTCGCAATATACGAGTCTGCGGTTCACCGAGCACCTGCACCTCGAGGGCATACAGCCCTCGGTCGGCAGCGTCGGCGACGCCTACGACAACGCCCTGATGGAGACCATCAACGGCCTCTACAAGGCCGAATGCATCCGCACCCGAGTCTTCCACGACGGCCCCTACCGCACGATCGCCGACGTCGAGTACGCCACCGCCAGCTGGGTCGAGTGGTACAACAACCGCCGACTGCACTCAAGTCTGGGCATGATCAGCCCCACCGAGTTCGAGGCAGCCCACTACGCTGACACAGAACCATCGGCCAGATGA
- a CDS encoding SDR family NAD(P)-dependent oxidoreductase: MAELDGKRVLVTGSGAGIGKAIAALFTERGARVVVSDIDTDAAEGAAAEIGAVGVANCDVTDEAQVQAAVARAVEILGGLDVLVNNAGIEVSSPLLQQSTDSFDRIYAVNVRGPFVAMKAAIPHLIESTGNVVNISSIAGLGGSPLLGSYCATKAALVQMTRVAAVEMRPTGVRFNAVCPGFADTAMVERLVPDFEAATQVPFTDLVAQKQGRLGTPGDIAEVAAFLASDRASWVTGSAYVLDGGLSASLV, encoded by the coding sequence ATGGCAGAACTGGACGGTAAGCGGGTCCTGGTCACCGGTTCCGGCGCCGGGATCGGGAAGGCGATCGCGGCGCTGTTCACCGAGCGCGGCGCCCGGGTCGTGGTCAGCGACATCGACACCGACGCGGCCGAGGGGGCCGCGGCGGAGATCGGGGCGGTCGGCGTCGCGAACTGCGACGTCACCGACGAGGCCCAGGTGCAGGCGGCGGTGGCCCGGGCGGTCGAGATCCTGGGCGGGCTCGACGTGCTGGTCAACAACGCCGGGATCGAGGTGTCGTCACCGCTGCTGCAGCAGTCGACCGACAGCTTCGACCGGATCTACGCGGTCAACGTGCGCGGGCCGTTCGTCGCGATGAAGGCGGCGATCCCGCACCTGATCGAGTCGACCGGCAACGTCGTGAACATCTCCTCGATCGCCGGGCTCGGTGGCAGCCCGCTGCTGGGCTCCTACTGCGCGACGAAGGCGGCGCTGGTCCAGATGACCCGGGTCGCCGCGGTCGAGATGCGGCCGACGGGCGTGCGGTTCAACGCCGTGTGCCCGGGCTTCGCCGACACGGCGATGGTCGAGCGGCTGGTCCCGGACTTCGAGGCGGCGACCCAGGTCCCGTTCACCGACCTCGTCGCGCAGAAGCAGGGCCGGCTCGGCACCCCGGGCGACATCGCGGAGGTGGCGGCGTTCCTGGCCTCCGACCGGGCGTCGTGGGTGACCGGCAGTGCCTACGTCCTCGACGGCGGGCTGTCCGCGTCGCTGGTCTGA
- a CDS encoding LLM class flavin-dependent oxidoreductase produces MKLALYLPNFRDKVTIKELEDLTELAEELDFDSVWTLDRIVVPESSDRQELSSSFGMMEGLPNALPVSSRGQWFQGYPLIPWLAAKTSKVRIGMSIIDTPFRSPGVLATELATIDHLSNGRLNVGVGSGWMSEEFAAASAAHIFPKRHKHVRESIEIMQGVWAAENEHFEYHGEFADFERCGFGAKPLQQPRPPIFMSGLKDPLRSARRITKYDLDGWIGIQDSPEGLEKWRTAIDEQFEEIGSEKRSKDLEICSMIWTVITDEDTDQTVNGVASNLLVGSERQVTDRLKAYKEAGMTMALIWPPFADVPVAKTLDDLKRIKNDIMPKVEAS; encoded by the coding sequence ATGAAACTCGCCCTGTACCTGCCGAACTTCCGCGACAAGGTGACCATCAAGGAGCTGGAGGACCTCACCGAGCTGGCCGAGGAACTCGACTTCGACTCGGTGTGGACGCTGGACCGGATCGTCGTCCCGGAGTCGTCGGACCGCCAGGAGCTGTCGTCGTCGTTCGGGATGATGGAGGGCCTGCCGAACGCGCTGCCGGTGTCCTCGCGCGGTCAGTGGTTCCAGGGCTATCCGCTGATCCCGTGGCTCGCGGCGAAGACGTCGAAGGTCCGGATCGGGATGAGCATCATCGACACCCCGTTCCGCTCGCCCGGCGTCCTCGCGACGGAGCTGGCCACCATCGACCACCTGTCGAACGGGCGGCTCAACGTCGGCGTCGGCTCGGGCTGGATGTCGGAGGAGTTCGCCGCCGCCAGCGCGGCGCACATCTTCCCGAAGCGGCACAAGCACGTGCGTGAGTCGATCGAGATCATGCAGGGCGTCTGGGCCGCGGAGAACGAGCACTTCGAGTACCACGGCGAGTTCGCCGACTTCGAGCGCTGCGGGTTCGGGGCGAAGCCGCTGCAGCAGCCGCGGCCGCCGATCTTCATGAGCGGCCTCAAGGACCCGCTGCGCTCGGCCCGGCGGATCACCAAGTACGACCTCGACGGGTGGATCGGCATCCAGGACTCCCCGGAGGGCCTGGAGAAGTGGCGGACGGCGATCGACGAGCAGTTCGAGGAGATCGGCAGCGAGAAGCGGTCGAAGGACCTCGAGATCTGCAGCATGATCTGGACGGTCATCACCGACGAGGACACGGACCAGACCGTCAACGGGGTCGCGTCCAACCTGCTGGTGGGCTCGGAGCGGCAGGTCACCGACCGGCTCAAGGCCTACAAGGAGGCGGGCATGACGATGGCGCTGATCTGGCCGCCGTTCGCCGACGTCCCGGTCGCCAAGACGCTCGACGACCTCAAGCGGATCAAGAACGACATCATGCCGAAGGTCGAGGCGTCCTGA